ggtcccggccattgatagccgtaaatatacgtccgtcgttaaggggttaaaaaaattctaaaactttgtacaaaatcagtaatctaaaatcatcctattttgaccacctataactaatttttccgtatataggggctcatttttttgcgccgtcgtctttacttttttttagataccacatttacatatataaaacttttagatcatattttattaatttttttgaacaaaatgtggaaaaaaaagctgcattttggtCAATTACACGTGGCATGGGGTGTAAAGTTAGTTTAACATGTAAGGGCCTTTAATATACAAATCTATGAGGAAAATCAAAGGGTGGTGTAagtgaactttttattttacaccttTAACTTGAGTGATGGAAAAGTGTAAGTGCACCAAATTTTTATGCGGCAcaaggcatgtgataaatatggtactAGTACACTTTACTTCAGTGCTCCACTTTGGGTCTCCTCTACGACTTTCGTTAAACAGGTCTGAGCTTGTGTAGATCTGGGACAGATTGAGGGCTTTGCGAGAGAAATAGCTCATAATAAACCCACTACCACCATATTAAAGTTAAGTTACTAAAAATCTGTATCCTAACACCTACATTTCTTGTGTAAATCAGGAAAGGAAAAGTCTCATTTTACACTGTCAAATCCTGTACCTAAAttctttgataaattcccccacccCCATGTTTTTACATTTCGCTTAACAATTTTAGAGTTTTACTTACAGAGGTGCCGATCCGCCATCGTCATCTGTGGGAAGATAAGAAGTTAATGTAAATCTGATTATAGCCGATTTCTTCATGCAGGCAGTGATCAACAGAGCAGGGCAGAATCTAACCAACCCCTGCCTTGTCTACCCATTCAGTACTGTGCTACAACATGGAAGCAAAGCATAGCATTACATTAATTCTTACCAAAGGAGTTTCCCCTTCCTGTTGCTCAATAAAgataggaaaaaaacaaaacaaaaaatgctaTATGGATAGTACATGGTAGTATCAGAACCTTCCAGGTACATGCTATTTTATATGTGGATTTTAGTGTTCACAAGTATTTACAAGTCTAAATCTGAACTCATTTTACACACTTTGAAATTAATACATCCTAAATTTCACTAGCCAAAAGACCAGAGCATGTGGCCTGTCTTACCTTCAGGTGCCTCATCAGGCTTTCTCCTCTTCTCATAGATAAAGATAATTGTGACTAGAATCAGAACCTCTGCAACAATACCAAGGAAAGGCCAGAGTGCAGCAAGACGGCTACGCACACGAAGGGCAACAACGGATCCAGTTTCACCCAGCACATTGGTACCATTGCATATATAGTCACCCTGGTCTTTTTCAATGTCTAGTTGGTGAATACGAAGCTCGGTCTTATTTCCAGTGGACTTAATGAAATAACGTTCCTCTGACCCATTCACTATAGGCTAGGGAGAAAAAGAAACTAACATAAATCTAAAAAAGTAGACAGAAATCACACCTTTTAAAAGATGTTGTACCATAAAAATTATAGTGATTAAGTTTCATATGTCATGCATACTAAAGTAATCTAAGACCAAGTCAAGTTGCCTCCAATTTCAGAAGTTGAGTAAAAAAATTGTGTGTTATTTAACTAGATTCCTTTGTTAGAAAATTTTGAGGTGGAGGCTTTGTTGCCAGAACAAAGCAGTGTGTGTCTACGTGCACGGAGTCAGCAGACACCATGTCCACAGAACAAGGGGGCGAGTTCACTTTTCATGGAAACCCCATGGACAGGAAGAGCTCGGTGGGGAAGCCTCCAAGCCCAGCAGTCTAAACCATGTTTGTGATTATGATAATAACCCTATTTGTGAAGTCCTTTGCTTGAGCTGCTTCATGATTTATAATATGCCTGAAGTCAGTACTGTCTGGTTTTGcaaacagctcagctttcattttaataGATCTTATTAAGTTATCAAAAGGTGATGTGtgacaaaaccagacagttttcatGACAGAATGGTTAAGTCTGAGCCAAAGTCTCCCCATTTAAATTAATGTTCTGTTTGTAATGCATGGGTGCCATATAATGCTTCATTACACCACACTGAGGACATTTATCCTGCTCAAGGTTGTCCATACTGGGCAATCCCTTAAGGGTAGTGTCAGACACTCAGTATTTTGTTGCttgatatttttctacccatttaaatcaattggtAGTAAAATACGCAACAACAAATACAGCACGTGACCCCTACCCTTAAAGTTGGTGGAATTCAGTATTTTTTGCCAAAAACACCAGTGAAATTGAGGAAAAAGTCATGGACAAGTAGTTTCCAAAACCATAATGCCTTTGTAAACacatagcttaaccccttaaggactcagggcgtacctgtacgtcccgaGTCTGCTacagttctataacgcggggccacagctgtgtctaaagtgaaagtaaaaagttgccgttaactcagggggctgtttgggatcgctgtggcgaaatcacggcgtcccgaaccgctgtaagacatgaggagggtccccttacctgcctcctggtgtccgattgctgaatgactgctcagtgcctcagagatccaagcatgagcaggaaagaggcagaatcattgatcaatggtttcctatgagaaaccattgatcaatgtaagatcagtgcatgcagttatagccactagagggggctataactgcaaaaaaaaaaaaaaaaagtgaataaagatcatttaaccccttcctaataagagtttgaatcgccccctttcccataaaaaaacctctaaaaacatgtggtattgccgcgtgtggaaatgtccgaattataaaaaaaaaaaatctcattaaaccacacggtcaatggtgtgcgtgcaaaaaaaattccaaagtagcttatttttggtcactttttatatcatgaaaaaaaatgaataaaaaccgatcaaaaactccgatcaatacaaaaatggtaccgctaaaaacttcagatcaccacgccaaaaaaatgagccctcataccacccagtacgcagaaaaataaaaaaaagttataggggtcagaacatgacaattttaaacttctggaaaaaatcataacttcatgcaggaaaatctagaagtgcgacaaaatcaaacctatataagtaggatatcattttaatcgtatggacatactgaataaagatcaggtgttctttttaccgaaaaatgtactgtgtagaaacggaagcccccaaaagttacaaaatggctttctcttcaattttgtcgcacaatgattaatTTTTCCGttacgccgtagatttttgggtaaaatgattgatgtcattacaaagtagaattggtggagcaagaaataagccatcatatggatttttaggtgcaaaattgaaagggttatgatttttttaaaggtaaggaggaaaaaatgaaagtgcaaaaacgctgatttaaaaaacagcaccactctaatttaaccccttaaggcccaagcatttttctgtttttacacgttttttcctccttcccttttaaaaatcataaccctttcaattttgcacctaaaaatccatgagggcttattttttgcgccaccaattctactttgtaatgacatcagtcattttacacaaacatttacggcgaaacggaaaaaataattgtgcaacaaaattgaagaaaaaacaccattttgtaaattttggggcttttttctacgcagtacatttttcggtaaaaatggacaccatctattctgtaggtccatacaattaaaatgataccctatttatataggtttgattttgtcgtacttctggaaaaaatcataactacatgcaggaaaatgtatacgtttaaaattgtcatcttctgacccctataactctttatttttccacgtacagggtggtttgagggctaattttttgcgccgtgatctgaagttttaatctgtacaatttttatttaaaatcggacttcttgatcgctttttattcctttatggtatgaaaagtgaccagaaatacgctattttggacttcggaatttttttgcgtgtacgtcattgaccgtgtggtttaattaatgatatatttttatagttcggacatttacacacgcggcgataccacgtgtatttttattatggaatttgggaaaagggtggAGATTTAAActttgaaggggttaatgtgtgtttttaaacttttttttttattttttttttacactttatctccttaggggacttttaggaggaatcattaaattccacatacagatcattgtggtttcataaaaccacaatgatctgcgtgctctgcgctcgattgatacagccagggccaggctttatcattcagagcaccggagccgccgcagcaggagaggtaagccctcaggctacatcAGTAGTGGATCGTCGaccgcccccccaccccccccctcgatcgcgctgcggggggtgggggggggtttatccaccgcactggaccaccagggacaggaaacagacacctttagatgccgctgtcaactttgacagcggcgatctaaagggttaatagccggccgcatgtaggctattaacgccggcccccagctacaagaatcagctgggggccggccgttatgacgcgggctcgaatcgggagcccgcgtcatacctcggTAACGGCAATTGgatgagcatagacgtccatggtcgttatcaggttaagtattgcagctcattttcaTTTAAGTGAAGGGAACCAAGTTGCAACACCACAAACTGGTACAGTACAGGTGAGGTGCTATTTTTTCAAGACAATAGCTATatttttctaatgctggataacccctttaatagatgtaATGAAATCTACATTAAACATTTTAAGACAAAAACATTTCCAAACCTGCAGACCATCTTCAGATGACTTGTACCACATCCACTGTTCCACAAGGGGGTAGGAGTTGCTTTTACAAGTCAAAACTCCTGTGTCCCCTTCATTTGCATGctcattttttttataagccataacaTGGGGTGGGACTGAAAAGGAAAACCAGGAAGCATAATGTTAAATATACTAAGACAACCAAATATTGTATTTAGAATATAAGCCCTCTTTAAATTCACTAGTTCAACACCTTCTGGAAAATTGGCCAATTTATGCCAAATTGCACTTTAGTATAGTTCTAGCACCTACCTGCTACAATGTGCCCCCGCTGTGCGCAGCTGTGGAGATGTTAAGCCTGGTCCCTTTGTTGTGCTGTCCTTCTCGGCACTGTAAATGGCAATCAGGCACCAAAATATGGGCAAGCATGTGGCCATGCATCTGCTTTAGCATATACAGGTACAGTGGATGTAACTAAGGGAAGTGCATGAGCACATGCGTGACAATTTTACGGGCGGGTTTGCTGTTCAGTGCCAGGGTCAACACATCAAGGGAGCCAGTCTTCTCATACCTCCACAACTCTGCAAAGAATAAGGCACACAGCAGTAAGTAGGTAATATTCAACTGTGGTAAGTCTCAGTTTTTTATGTATGCCTGTCTTTTCAgtcaattgcaattaaaaaccccCAACATGTGAGCGCACCCTAAAAGTGAAATATCCGTATAAGGTGGCAACCCTCAATACTACAAGATATTTCTAAGAGATAGATTGTTCATATCACATttggtgaatgtaaaaaaaaaactaaaacctttAATTTGTGTTGTTGGAAATGTGTACATACACCAAGTTTATAAAATTgtacagggcatgtgataaatatggtgctgaaATTCCAGTACATCCCTTTGTAAGATTGCTCCTGAGACTTTTTAACCAGTTGTgtcaaaatgtgcaactttttaaacaTGCTGTCCAAAATGCAGTTTTATAAGTCAGGCCTAGTGTAGATTCAGTGTTTTGGAGGGGCCTGCAACTTTGTGCAACATTTGATCAATTTGTTTctactgtcaaaaaaaaaaaagaaaaaaggttattAGGCCCACATGCAATATTTCATGTGTTAATTCAGCTCCAAATACAGTGATAAATGTCCCACACACAAATTGAGAGCAGGGAAAGTAAATGTGAGAATGAGTTAGGCGAATGTGGAAACCCAAAAAGTGTGGAATTTCTTTTTAACACTGGGTTAAGGATATCTGGTCAAAAAACTTACATATACATTTAGATTACAATCTACAGTATGTGAACCTAAATATGTGCATTTGTAAATCATTTAGACATTTCACTGCTTATCAGAATATACAACCATAACATCCATATAACAAATAGGAACTTTACATTAACTATGCAAAAAGTTACAATCTTTCAGAATGGTACTTTATTACACTATTAccctaaggccccattcacattcAAAGCTCAGTCAGCAATCCGGCCAGAAGGGCGGGAGTTAAGTGGAGAACAAAGAGTGCAAGCACTTTTTTTCCTCcactaaattcctgtaaaatgaCCAGATCACCAAATGAATGGACTCCATCAGGACCAGATAGCAGCTGTTTGTATCCAACCCGTTTTAGGGTCCGATCGGctcaaaaagtgaaaacaaaaaaggCGTTCGGACCCTAAATGGGTCGGATGGGAAAGGCAttgtgaacaaggcctaacaAAAAGAAGAACAGTTTAGAACTATAAAATATCTAACATTACCTGTTACATTAATCACTCCATCAACATCACGAACAGACAGGAACTTGCAAATGTATTGTCCAGAGCTCTCCACATTCACTTCAGTAATGCTAAGAACAAAACAAGGAGTACGGCACCAATAAATAAAACAGCAGGCAGTGTTTATTATAATCAATGTGCAAAATGGTAGAAGACAAACAAGCTGATTGTTTTACTCTTCTCACGCAGGACAGACAGGAATTCAGGTCACCAAAAGGAATTCTAATGCAGCTAATCCCTCTTCTAGAGGACATGGATGGTTCAATTGCACGTCTGCTCTCTCTAGAGAGTGAAGTGACACCACCTCAGTCTGACATTGATGTTAATGCAGGCAGTCACTGACTGCACAGATACAAAAGACACCAATGTCTTTCTTGTACTAAATTCTATTAAGTCCAGCAGCAAACAAATTTTAAGACCCTTTAAGGTTCACTGAAAATGTTAAAGCTGCAGCAAAGTTCTGAGTGCTCCAGAACATCTTTCCCCTAGGAGGACCTCCTAATAGACACAACACATACTGTTTAATCAAAAAGCTTCATAGAGATTGTACTAGGAGGTTGTTAAGGACAGTAAAAGGGACACTTTAGGCCTCAACCAAACCGGTGTATCTTGTTTCAAAAACAAATGCAGCAGTCAAACAAGGACACTTACTTATATGTTGTAACATGAGAGTCATCTTTGTCTTCATGGAGAAGTTTATTCCCCTTAAACCACTGGTGACCAGAAATTTGAAAGGAAGAATCTGTCAAATTGCACGTCAGTATCTCTCCGCCGGGTGCATCTGGGGAGCTTGTCTGGATGAGCGGATCTGTGGGATAATATATTTTCAATTAGAAATTGAACAACTTTATATGAAAATCCTACTGTTCCACTAAAGATTTTAGACTGTCCACCATAGTGCCTACATTGACATTTAGTAAATAGGATTGTTAAACAAACAATTTAATGTATAAAATGAGCTTATTACAATGGAAACAGACAATGCAGTTGTCTACCAGAGCCTCCTATAGAGAAAATAAGGAACTCCATCTACACCATTGCAGTATTTTGTTCATTTGTCAGCATTAAAACCCTACTTGTTAGGAGCTGGGAGGAATAAAAGGATGCAGGATAAGGTTGTTTGTATGTAgaaatatatacacatgtataattGGGAGCAGAACATTCTAGGAAAGGGATAGGAAACATTGATCATTCTATCTACCACAGAAGGTTTGTAGCAAGTCTGGTACAGCACTATGAACTGGGTGAGGCTTCACTACATGGGATGGACCATCCACAAGAGAAAGGATATCCATGACCTAGATTAAGGCTGTATGCAGAGACTTATTTGTTAAGACTTTCATTTAGCATAACCACCAATCTGTCTTTAAATGTAGCTGAACATCACACGTTATCTGGAAATATCAAAAAGGTAAAAGGGGAAGGAAGAGGTCCAGAGAAGGAATTCCAACTGAGCAGTAGCAGCAAATCCTGTTCTGAACGGAATAGGATGGGAAGAACATCACATTGTGAGAGGTGACTTGAGGCAGAGGATCAGAGCCAACATTAGGTAAACAAGGCATTTTCAAGGTGAGGTCAGCTAAATCGGGATTACAATTCTAAGTGGAGGTATATGCTATGAGGGAGTGGGTCTTCAGGATCTCAGGGATTCTTCAGGATCTGGTTTCTCACTCACGGTCAAAGACAACAACATTGGCCTGTGAACGAATCCACTTGAATCGAGGGCTCTTTGTCAAATGGTTACGATCTGGATCATTGCTGGCACGGCATTCATAAGTCCCAGAATCATCTGGGTTGAGGTTGAAGAGATAGAGTGTACTGGTAGCATGGTAGACATATGTTGCATTCATCTGCACACGTTCTTCTCGAGCTCCATCCCACAGCTGATTGAAGCCTTCGGTACTATAGTCTGCCTCAAACCACCACTGAATCTCTGGCATTGGCCGGCCGATGGCCTCACAGTGTAGCTCCACTGATTCTCCCGTCAGTCTGACCTCTGAGAGTGGAGACTTTATGAACCCAGCTGTAGGGTATGAGTGAAAAGGTTAAAATAAAAACAGTACATGCAAGACCTAGGAGAGGCTCAAGACTGCCTGAAtcaatataacagtatatattcACATCCTTCCAATAGTTTCTCTTAAAGTGTATGTGTACATCTATAGGTAAGTGATTGCATCATGACATTCCCAGGCCCAAGTAGTTAATTAGCACTCCATAACTAATTAGGCTGCACATCACTAAATAGGACACTAACATTAGATCAGACTGAACGAGAATGAGAACACACCAAGACTCCAGAACCCTTCCTGTTATACTAAAGTTACTGCACGTGTGAAGAGATTATACAGAGAATGAATAACTCCTTGTGAACAGTTGTGCCCTTACACCAGTCTGAACATGTATGATTAGTTTGATTCTGATGGCAATGTGCAAGCACCACGCAGAATAAATGGGCACAGACTAAAAGCACACACACTTTCCTCCATTCAGAGGAGACAATTCACTTGTTATTGTAGTGGTCAGACCGCCACtggtcaggctgggttcacaccatgcttTCAGCCatatgggaccgcatacggccggggggagctgaaaccttgcgctcctgtatccctgccgtatgcaattcatttcaatgagccgaccagagtgaaatgctgactccggtcggctcatttttgccccgtatgcagttttcccactggaccac
Above is a genomic segment from Hyla sarda isolate aHylSar1 chromosome 1, aHylSar1.hap1, whole genome shotgun sequence containing:
- the BSG gene encoding basigin; this encodes MTGVDCAMNGSGLLVAAVLLVLSGRGAECSDPLIQTSSPDAPGGEILTCNLTDSSFQISGHQWFKGNKLLHEDKDDSHVTTYNITEVNVESSGQYICKFLSVRDVDGVINVTVPPHVMAYKKNEHANEGDTGVLTCKSNSYPLVEQWMWYKSSEDGLQPIVNGSEERYFIKSTGNKTELRIHQLDIEKDQGDYICNGTNVLGETGSVVALRVRSRLAALWPFLGIVAEVLILVTIIFIYEKRRKPDEAPEDDDGGSAPLKSNAGTNHENVRQRNSS